Below is a genomic region from Rhododendron vialii isolate Sample 1 chromosome 5a, ASM3025357v1.
AAGATGGGATTCGGTGCTAAGTCAGCTTCCTCTACTAACCTCTTAGAACTTAAACGTCAAACCAATGCAAGATCTTTTGCTCTTAGTTCTATTACTCATCCTTTTTCGCCAGCCTTCAAGTGGGCTTTTAATTTGGCCCTTACATATTCCACACAAGCTGCAGCTTTTCTTATGGCAGTTCAGAGACGGAGCCAAGAATTTTACTACACAGGGGCGACCGGCCATGTGCCATGATTGCTTACCAGTGAGTGATATTTTAGTGAGAAGAGGATGGAATGGAGTCTCCACTTGTGTTTTCGATCTGTAAGAAGACTCATGAAAGTTTGGTGCATCTTTTCCTTCAATGTGATTTTGTGAGgccagtttggtttggttcctaTTTAGGGATTGTAATACCCTTTTACCCGAAGCATTCCATCTCTTTTTTGGCTGGGCTGGTGGCACCACTTTGGCCAAATATTGGTTACCAATAGGtccttttttttctccaaattcaCTTGCATTTTATGGTGTAACTTGGCTTGCTAGAAACAAGGCTGTTTTGAGTCCCCAATTTCATCCCCCCACTCATGTGATTCTTCATGCAAATCAACTAAGTCATTCAATAGTTCAAGCTCTTGCAAGCCTTGGTCCAGCAAACTCCACTGTTCAAACTTCATGACTAAGCATTGAACCGATGGAGAATCACACATTATGCGATGCACATATGACATCAAAATTTACTTCCCTGCTTTTCTCTGTTGATGAGCCAATTGTGGATAGATTTTGTGCCAATGACTTTAATTTGCAGCTAAAGAAAGCTGGGTTGGAGTAACCTTCACGGTATGGTTAACTCTAGGCTTGTTGGCTCCTTTTTCAGAAGTTCATTATCCTGAAACGATTGTGCTCCTTTAATTCCTATTATTGAGGCAGTGAGTTGGATGTTAAAAGGAATTTCTTCCATATCAACATTCATACTAAttgcctcttctttttttcatcatCTGAGAAGTATTAAGGAGTTGTCAGCAGTTGCAACCCCTTTTATTTATGGATTTCTACTCTCTTGCTCATTCGACCAACATTTGGAGTATCTCTATGTGTGATTGTTCTAGAATACATCTATGCATCTTTCATGGCAAGATTTGCTGCTTCTTCCAGGATCCACTTAGACATGCATAACATCCTTTTGACAATGGATGACTTGCGAGAtggatttgttttggtttgtcttttgttgttttgtagttTCCCTGGTTATCATGTAATCGTGTTTCTCCGGGCTATGTTATTTTCTTGTAATGACTCTATTATACCTATGAAGTTCTTATTTGATGCCAAAAAAGGCTGTAGAAGTTCCACTTTTGTATTGCATTTACAATGACGTACTAGTATTACTATTTACAATGGAGTACTAGTAAATTTTTTGTGGCATGTTACTGGTTCTATAGGTAACCAAGACCGTCTGGTAATAATGCTActgtttttctgttttcatttacCAAAATTCTACTGTACTCAGagattttgaagtttgaaagCTTTTCCCATTTCCCGTAAaccaaaaatgttttcaaattcaTTTGTGATTCCCTTGTTTTGAAAACACTAGTGTTATACACGTCGTCTTGTGCTCATCGTCATTTGGCAGGAATATGATGACTAATGATAAAAACTATGTATTGATTGGTATTATCATTGGTAAGTGTGGAGAAAGCTTGCAAACTATGGTATCGGACAAGGCCGTTGTGGGTTGGACGTCTTTGGCCACCTCTGCTTCCGGCCACTGTTGTCAGTCATTACCTTTGGGCACTGCTACCAGCTATCTCCATCAATCCATCAAGTATCCTAAACTATGCATAAGAGTCCCCTTCAGCAAAATTAAATCCACAAataagggtaaaaaaaaaatccacaaataTGCCAATTCTtcgatggaaaaaaaaaacgtaattgTTGTGACCATCTACTTAATAATTTACATGAATTATACACTCTAAAATCTCAAATATTACCCTTTGTTAGCACCCCTACCTGAGTCCTTGTACCACACCAATATTAATACCATTTCTGAATgctagatgaacaaaacatcgAAAAAGCCAAAGCCACAAACAGAAGGCTTCTCCTAGAGAAAGGCATTAGAGATCGTTTCCACAATTTCCAGCATCCTATATAGCATTTCCAATTAGAACTAAGGACATGGAGATGCTAAAAATCACATCAACGAAGGAATACTTCCTTCATCCTACCAATACTTTGGCGAGCGTTTTGGTTACAAATCTATACATGTGCTTATTGGAAGACTGCCGCAAATAAAATGGAGGaatagaaatgaaaaaagattacTTTAAATACGGCTTAATGCCAGATGATGCTTCGTTGGTTTCACATAGAGTGCTGATTGGCTAGCATTCGCCAAGTTGCTGTAAAGATCCTGCTATCTTCACCAGCTCTACAACATTATAGCAAACATATATCAGCTAACCTGCTAACAGAAGCAAAATGAAGAACAAACCTTCATTAGAGCAGACTAGCAAATATTAGGCATTAACCATCAAGCATCAATAACACATTGTGTGTTAGGGTAGAAAACCTGTACGATCGTTTGATAAGGCAGATTTTCTCCGCCATGAATAATCTCGATATACCCCCACTAGCAAGTCCTACGTGTTAATGGTTAACTTCTATTTGGAATGGGCTGACTTTGAGATAGCATGGTGTAGCTCTTTTACGAGAATCACCAGAATGCCTCCGCATAATCTAACTACTTCGAGGTATCTCCCCCAGTCCATCCCAGGGTGTTCCACTAAGGCTCCAATTGGATAGATGTGGGTTTCAAATCAAAGCATTTGGAGTCAACTCAACCGATAATTTAAGTGATTAAATTACAGGTGACTTGTGAAACCAGATGGGagatagaaacaaagaaaagatgTAGAACAATGCTGGGGTCCTTGCATAGAATGCCAAGAAGCATCATCGTAGTCATTGTTTGGCACGTCGAGGTGTGTGAAGCTACCCCGGACACATGGTTAttgtacaaaacaaaaaagttttggGGACAAAATTGAAGCACGGTGGTTCTTATCTTATTTCAAGTGTCAAACTGgacaaaggaaagaagaaaagacgTGTTACTACAAATGGGTTCTGTATTACGCGAACTTGGAAACAAATAACATTCTCCAGCCAGTAAAGAGCAATAAATTCAAGATCATGGTTTATAAAGGGGGTGAGCAACTGTCAATGTAGCGGGGAACCCATGGGGTGCGCGAGCATGAACTTGGAGATGTGAATTGAAGTAAAGGAAATATTAACAGAAATCTAGAAACCAAAAATAACATACATCTCCACTGTTTCTTATTATGCAACATTCGAGGCTTATCCTGCATATAGGTATGTGCAACCGTAAAGTCAATAAAACATTTGTATCGAGACATGCAACAGAGGTCAGGtattcacaaaaatttgtggTCATGCATATAATCTGACTCCAATCTGACTAAACATATAGCACCCTTCTTGGCAGGAGATATAATTTTAAATATTGTTGTAGGGCCTCCTGTAAGGTGGAAATTTACCTACAAAATCTGAAGAATCTTGAACTTCATACACAAGGAATCTACTCTTGCAGCCTCAGCCGATTGAAGAACACGAAGAAACGGTACTGGGGAGCCCAATACATAAACCCCACAACAGGTCCCCCTTTAATAAACTGCAAAATCCAATAACAGTATGTTTTGAACAATCAGTAAATATTTGAGGAAAAGCAAAATAAGCAAACTTACAAAAACTCatatcaaatacaaaaaatacaaataagaaaTATATAAATGGGCGAGAGAACTAGTAGAATTAAAAACCTTTCCATCAAGAATAAAAAGCTCGCCATCTACCCATCGAGGATTCAGAAATCCTGGCTCAGCAAGCCTCCCTTGTCCTTTATACCGAGCAATCTGAATTGCAAACAAGATCAGAAGATGAACCACAGCTTGAGAAAAAAGGGAATGTGGTTACAATGAAAGGTCCCAGTTTCTACAAGGATATAAAGTCTATACAATGCAAGGTTCCAATTTTAATGAGCAAGTGATATACCGGTCCAAATTCTTCAGGAATTATCCCTTTATGAGGAAGCTGGTATCTTTTCCCAACTTTCGCACGGAATGCTACCTGTAGAAACAGACAAGAATACCATATATTCATTTGATGAAGGTTTAGAGAGACTAGACacaaagatgattttttctagAGGAAATTATTACACAGCTCAACAACTTGCTAGAACCAAGTTATGCCAAGAGTAACCAGcaaccacacacaaaaaaggaggaaaaacgTTCTTTAACGCTGCTACCAGGTGATATGAAGCCGAAAAATGCATCTTAATAACACTTTACAACCATAATGGACAGCAGTTTGATGCTAATACAAGAATAGGAGCTTAGACCACTCGTAATGACATCATTGAAGAAGTGCAACGGCATTATGAATCTGCATTTCTAATTTATTATAAAAATGAAGTGCCGAACAAGTCTACATTGCACAAGGTGTTTGATGTAATGCGATTTGCATTTACAACTTTGGAATGTCTacaagaggaaagaaaaagggagaACAAGAGGAAAGAGAACAGTTGAGATAACTGAACCATGAAGCTATCTCAAATATTAACCAACGATTCTCCGCTAATTTGACACCGCATGCATATTCTAATTAGACAAGGCCTACTGTTATAAAAGACAATATACAACTAAGTTATTATCTACAACAAGGTCAATTTGGTAAGAACAGAGTTCACCTCAGTTTCTGATTTTCTTGTGAACCTAAATCAAACCAAGATAAGGTTCTAAATAGATAACATACAACTCCACTGATACAGTTGCAAGGTAATATAAACATCTTTCGATGTGTTTGAATGCGAACAACTAATATGAATCACATGGATATGCTGATTGAGCAAGGAGATCGAGATTTGTGTAGCAACTTGCAtctaataatgaaaaaaaattggttgaaCAGAAGTGCTGACTCATAAACTGAAAGAGTAAACCCAACTTTATGACAGGATATTCAGAGAATATATGCAAATAAAAATTTCAGAGTTACCTGGCCAGCTGGCACATAAGGATCCCCAGTTAATTTTACAGCTTCTACATACTCATAAAATTCAAGATTTAGAGGCTCCTTAGAGCCACCATCCTCCTGCCACTGGCCAACTTTGCGTCTCAGATGAATGACTTCAGAAGAACTAAGCCCATCTGCACTAATGTACAGTCCTGATAACGAAAGCACAACTTTTATGAGTATAACATACACACTCTGTGTTCATAGCAAAGTTGGTGAAAGGACCAAAGATACAACAAATGCAATGAAGTTCAGGAATGAAGAGAAGTAAAAGACTGCACTGTAAGCAGCAACATATTAACATGAGCCAACAACTTTACTAATTAAATTACCATTCAGAGGATCTTGAGATGCTGGAATCTCAATCCGATTAAATGTTGTTGATCCAGAAAGCAATTGACGATTTTTAGCTCGTCTGCGTGAGAAAGTTTGCAGTTCAGCAATAGCTTCACGCACCTGCATAAGAAGCACTGGTTAAGAATTATCGATTAGCCAAATTGTAGCTTTCGAAGTAGATATTCTGCAAAATTGGAGTAAGAAGCTATGCCGTGTAAACATTAGAAACTAACCCTTGTAGGAATTTTCTCTCTGCCCATAAACATTGCCAGGTCAAACATGACATGGTCAATGCCATGCTTAGCCTTTTTACCTCGTAGAGTTCGCCCTTTGACCTTAGGAACCTGTTGATTTTCATCTTTATCcacagaaaatgaaaatgacaagCGACCCTTTTTCTCCAACCTAGCCGGTACTCGAATTAAATTTTTATTAGGTTCACTATGGGAAACTTTCTGTACAAGACCATCACTACTGCAGATAACCGTGATTTCACTTTGTTGGTCCCCATCAAGAATTCCATCGCTAGCATTTAGTTCTGTCTCTTTCAGCTCTTGATCGCTTTCACCTTTATCATCTTCAGTATCAACACTTTCCAACTCACCATCcttctcttcatcttcttcatcaatCATTTGTTCAATCACCTTCGAAATTAGATCCTGGTCTACATTTTCAGAAGTTGTCACACTCAAAACCTTGAACTCCACACCAGGTATCATATCACGCAAAACATTATCAAAACCGGGTATGCCAGAATCATCATCTTTATCTTCACTGTCTTCTGGACCAGAAAACAGATCAGGTTTGTTTGCAGTGGAGTCTAAGGTATTCAAGCTCCCAGTAGGATCGAGTGGTTTGGATGGAACAAAAGGGAAGTCTCGAGGAGGCCCCATCCGCCTTAAGTACACAGCCTACAAAATGTAAATTCCCTCAGAGAGCTTTCTAGAAAAAAGGAACGACCAATACCCAGACCAGGAAAGTGCACAGACGCAAAATCTGCATATAGCTGAATATCTGCAGTCACCAATCCGGTCACATGTATAGATGAATGAGCGTATTTGCATGCAGACTACAAAACATGTGCATAAAAGTACACAAAAAATGGTATTCCCTCTCTCTATGAGAATGAAATCGACCCCGCGCCCCTGTAGACAAGGATAGATGTTACCTGTGTCAATGTGACTCGCGATTCATTACGCTAGAGATGATAATTGGCAAGATATAGGCTGCATAATCAAGCAGATAATTCTTACACAACCAAGATTAAAAGACAACCTCAAACAATGAGGATGGTTTAAGCTGAAAAGAGGGAAAAATTGAGCTACAGAGGTGATGAATCTGGCAGTCACCCTCTCCTCCATAGTATAAATGCCTATAGCCAGAGGCAAAGACATTAATCTTTTCCAAGTGCTTTTCTAGCCAATGGGTCAATGGACGTTCTTTAGTGTACAAGGGATCATAATGCCAAGCGAAGAAAATGAATTACATTATCCTCAGCAGATTGCACGTTACTCTGATATTCTTACTGATCCCAAATAGCTGATATTTTTGCACAAATTGATCACTTCACTAATTGATGCAGGAGCATACGTCACACTTACGAAGGCCAAGTGGGCCCACTAGGTCACTTTATTTGAGTCTCGATCAGATTTATTTTCAGTTTATCTTTAGGGTTTTGAGTTGTGCTGTGTCTAATGTTAGTCCTATAGACATAAGTTAAGTTCCTAGTCTATTTCAAAAAAGTCATGTGACTGGCATGTgactttttaattattttggaaGGCTAGGGTtgaagggtttgttttgtaatCAAGGGCTAGGACGCTAGGGCTTCTATAACCCTAGTATAAATACTCTTTTGGCTTCTATAACCCTAGTATAAATACTCTTTTGTAAGCTTTTGCAGCCAGTTTTCTACCTCGCAATTACAGAATCTTAGATTCTAGAGACATCTTGGGTTGAAACCCTAGAGTCTTCTCTCTTTTATGTTCTATCTTTAGTTTTACATCAGTTTCTTGCTGTTTTCTGGTATTTGCTACATCACTAATTCACAATTCTAATGTTTACAGCAGATGACATCCACATTTCACATTGGAGAATCTGAGTTCACAAGAAGATGAAGAGAATGATGGAGGAAAACTATAAGACATTCGGGTTCATACTAAAAAGATTTACCATAAGAAAGCACCCTCGTATCCTTTCTGCACGACAGCATGCCAATTACTACACATCAAGGACAATTATTACATAAAACTTCCACTTAAAGAGGTACATAGATTGTTGTCTATAAATCATTGAAACCCTCAATCCGATATTGTAAGGGAATAGTGATTTTGCATGCAACTAACTATTTCAGGAGAGTTAATAGCTTGATACACAAATTTTTACCAATTGGTGGTATCACTGTACTTTCAAGTTCTTGAAATATAAATAGTTAAATGAAACTCTGAGAACTTCACCAAAAATTcaatgctcaagttctacaagAAAACATAGCCAGTTAGACAAAAACTCACCATTGGGACGATTACTTCAGCACTAAATTTGTCTACAATTAATTGGTTCGGGTCTCTGCCAATACAATATATCTTTGTAATAACGCTTTTATGGCatagtgtgtatatatagggtgTAAACACCAAGGCAGCACCCTAAATACTCACGGCCCTGGCCACAACTAAAGGTATCACGAGTAGTAGCATGGGTACATCATCCCTCAAATCGTAATGATCTAAAACTTCACATGAATATAATCGGCAAATACCAAGCAGATGAAAACTTATCCATAAGATATGGTACACCATCCCTCAAATAGTAATGATCTAAAACTTCACATCAATATAATCGGCAAGTACCAAGCAGATGAAAACTTATCCATAAGATATTAGCATAGACCGCGTGCCAGAAACCATGTACATGTTTATAGGTTCTGCAATTACAACAATTCTTCCTCATGGAGGAGGGCAAAGAAGGTACCTGCTGTTTGTATTCACCCTTCTTATTAACTGTAAGAAAAATTTCAAACAGCGGAATTCCAGCTGTAGCTGTTGCAAGCTGCCTGGAAAATAAAGATAGTCAGCCAAAATTGGACTCCAGGAGGATGCTAGCTTATCTGGTTCATGAAGCCTACGTattggaaaaacaaaatggaCAATATAGAGCAAGAAGGTGCAGCAGAGCATTGAAAATGAAAGTAAACCTGTCCTCAATGCAAACGCATATTGCTTGTGGTTATAAATGTGCATAACATCTACAGTGTTTGCAAATACCTTTATGTACATGTCCTGATGCATTAACGGAAGCCAGTCCAACAATCAGTAGTAGTTACGTAGAAGAACAAAATATGGTAGCCCCCCGTGCCGTATCCCGGAGCCGATTCATAAATGAACTAGCATCTGAGGGGCAAAAGCGCATCAACATAAGTTTGTTTAAACTTTCCATAGGCATGGCCCTTCCTACGAGAGGTATCTCAAGCCTCGCTTTATGTATATACTTTCAAAAAAGCCAATCTCATCTCAATGAAGAAAACTATATGGCTTGAGGCAAGTGCATAGCCCTATAAGCCAGCCAATCGCGTAATCGAACTGTGTTGCACCAAGTAGGATAGAAGGAGCGCTAGTAGCAAATCCCTGAGATTGCACACATCTTTGTTTGGGCAGAAAAAGCCTGATAAGGCATTGAGGTGCCTAGGACGTTTAGCCCACAGCTACAACTTAAGGCTACAACTTAAGGCTTGAGGTTTGACTTTGGCATCGAATAAGTCTTATAGACTTCAGCTCCGGGGGCCTAGTTCCTAACTATAAACCGAAATCTTCCTTCTCGACAAGAAGTCCTACCCTATTCATGAACCCTCTCTCCAGCTATGCCCTGCCCGCATTTCCTTTCGAAGGGGGCCATATCTCCACCTGCTGCCAATAGTCTTTCTTAGGAATTATACGGAATGGTCACCTAGAGGAATGGCATCCCATAAATCAGGCTTGAAAAATCCAGGAAAGATCCAAAGGATTAGAGAGAGTACCGGCAAGGCAAGACACAAGCAACCACATGTGAGCCTCTTGAGGAAGACTCCACGATTTGAACCTTTCACGATGAATCCTCGTCCATCTCAATAACAAGATCACGTAATTGAATTTGGCCTCTGTTCTATACAATGGTAGTACTCGCCGATGCACATAACAGGCAGGAGTTCTCAAAAACTTGTATCAAAGACTGACTTATTCAATTAAAACATTTCACTGAAACCCatgttttaatttaatttacgcTTTACCTAGTTAAGGGGGTTGGGGTATAGAACGCAGAAGCATAGGATCTACTGTTGCTGTAGAGCAGAAGGGACAGGCTGCTTTCTCTTTGCTTTATTTCAGCTATTATAAGGCTTTACTTAGCGAGACTTAGAGAAAGCCCGGTTGGATATATTGGAACATGGGCAGCGGCTCTAGGAATGTGCAAGGAGGTAGATGGGCCCAAGTGTTTGGGACGTTGTTCCGATCGAACGGAGAGGGGTAGTAAACTTAGATCGACTCATGTAACGTTTTTTGTCCAAAGCACCTTCTCCCATCTATCAGCACACTGGCAGGTAGGGCAACTCTATGTGCTGTAGAAAGGAGTAGGGAGTGGGGACCAAGACCAGCGaaatcttttcattttgcttcTGACACTTTCAGACACttctgaaatttcaaaaaaaatcacttgCAACTTGTCTATTCTCTCTTTTATGGGGCTTCATCCTGCCCTCAAATTAGACCAGGTGTAGTTTGGTTGAGAGTGAACAAGCTAATTATATATGGCATAAGCTGTCTATATCGTAATGTCAAGGAAAAGATCGAAATACTTGATCTTGAAACCATGCTGGCTCCAAGTTTCCAAGATAATAAATCCCTGTTTTTGCACTTGCAGCAACAACAAAAGAATAACTGGCAGGGGTTATGGCAAGTGGGAGGGCTTGGTAGGGTAGGTGGGTAGAGATGGAAGGCTCGGTGACTGTGGTCTCAGGCCCTGCTTACCCTTACGTGGTTGATTTGGTTTGAGCTTAACAGAGGATCTTTACTAGGCATGGAAGAGTTATGGACAAAGAGTCGTGTTTTGATCACCTTATACAGTAATAGTACCATGGTCAGTCTCTCCGCACCTAGATTTTTGTGGATTTTGTACATTCAATTGACAAAGCAGAACAGGAACAAAAGATTCTTGTAGTTGAACCCAATTTAATGAGAAACAAGGCTTAGTTGGTTTGCTTCATAATCAATCCTCCATTAAATATGTTCAACAATcaacatttttaaaatatgaactATTGTGTATGTTACGTGGACACTACTAAGTGTATGAAATACCTGTAACGGATACTTGGATAAGGTATATTCATCTACCTGGCACGTGCAGACTGTAGATGGACATTCACCCAATGACCATATTTAATACATTCTCCAAAATTATGCATGGGAATATATATTCTTTATGTGTGTGCCCTTAGATGAAATTTGACTACCCATACGTGAGCCAATGCGACCCAGACTATGTAAGTTTGAGTACTCCATTCCTTGTAACTGAGTTTTTATAAAGAACAATCCATATGTTAGCTTGATATTTAAAATTTCCTTAATTAAAAGAATTTGACCCCCAAGATCAAACATAGCTGAGAGACAAGCCGTTGTACAAAATgtccctccctctctcataAATAAGTTGTCCTATCCCTATGAAACTCAAGAGATTCAGATGACCATAAATTCTGCTATCTGAGAGGGCAAGAAGTCCTTCTGTACCCCAACCAAAAACTGAAATTCAGGAAGAGAAACTTAGAAACCAGATCACAGAGCAAGACCCATGAATGCCTTCAGACAAGCAAACAATCCCCCAGCAAAGAACTCTCTTGTTACCAAAAATCTCATGGACATATTAGATATATAA
It encodes:
- the LOC131327069 gene encoding protein EXECUTER 1, chloroplastic isoform X2 produces the protein MSIPTLRIALRIVPHIQQSQLAHAVSLEDFEDASSLKVAIAAAATNDTVGRVMSHLNRAVKEERYRDAAFVRDYAGAGLVGWWAGIAEDSNDPYGRIIRISAEHGRYVARSYSPRQLATATAGIPLFEIFLTVNKKGEYKQQAVYLRRMGPPRDFPFVPSKPLDPTGSLNTLDSTANKPDLFSGPEDSEDKDDDSGIPGFDNVLRDMIPGVEFKVLSVTTSENVDQDLISKVIEQMIDEEDEEKDGELESVDTEDDKGESDQELKETELNASDGILDGDQQSEITVICSSDGLVQKVSHSEPNKNLIRVPARLEKKGRLSFSFSVDKDENQQVPKVKGRTLRGKKAKHGIDHVMFDLAMFMGREKIPTRVREAIAELQTFSRRRAKNRQLLSGSTTFNRIEIPASQDPLNGLYISADGLSSSEVIHLRRKVGQWQEDGGSKEPLNLEFYEYVEAVKLTGDPYVPAGQVAFRAKVGKRYQLPHKGIIPEEFGPIARYKGQGRLAEPGFLNPRWVDGELFILDGKFIKGGPVVGFMYWAPQYRFFVFFNRLRLQE
- the LOC131327069 gene encoding protein EXECUTER 1, chloroplastic isoform X1; translation: MASISPPTFPPPSSSTRPDPNPHKFTFHNARISSKSKRSSYSLSSSHHFLSRAPDSTLCRCLNTNNNGNDSADSFRWDSAVQEVVRSAVKWFDDNLSSVRGGGESKDVARGVGVVERKSEGVEGSDEDRDRDWDWDRWRKHFDEVDEQEQVVSLLKSQLAHAVSLEDFEDASSLKVAIAAAATNDTVGRVMSHLNRAVKEERYRDAAFVRDYAGAGLVGWWAGIAEDSNDPYGRIIRISAEHGRYVARSYSPRQLATATAGIPLFEIFLTVNKKGEYKQQAVYLRRMGPPRDFPFVPSKPLDPTGSLNTLDSTANKPDLFSGPEDSEDKDDDSGIPGFDNVLRDMIPGVEFKVLSVTTSENVDQDLISKVIEQMIDEEDEEKDGELESVDTEDDKGESDQELKETELNASDGILDGDQQSEITVICSSDGLVQKVSHSEPNKNLIRVPARLEKKGRLSFSFSVDKDENQQVPKVKGRTLRGKKAKHGIDHVMFDLAMFMGREKIPTRVREAIAELQTFSRRRAKNRQLLSGSTTFNRIEIPASQDPLNGLYISADGLSSSEVIHLRRKVGQWQEDGGSKEPLNLEFYEYVEAVKLTGDPYVPAGQVAFRAKVGKRYQLPHKGIIPEEFGPIARYKGQGRLAEPGFLNPRWVDGELFILDGKFIKGGPVVGFMYWAPQYRFFVFFNRLRLQE